The DNA region GAGGACATAAACAATAAATTTGCCGAACCCATGAACGATGAAGAAATGAATAAACTTATAGAACGGCAAGGTCAGCTTACAGAGCTACTTGAACAGCATGATGCATGGGAACTTGATAATAAACTCGAAAGAGCAATGGATGCACTTCGTTGTCCTGAAAGCAATTCTTTAATTAAAAATCTTTCGGGGGGCGAGAAAAGGCGTGTAGCTCTTTGCAGATTGCTTTTGAAAGAACCCGATATTCTTTTACTTGATGAGCCAACAAATCATCTCGATGCCGAGTCGGTTCAGTGGCTCGAACAACACTTGCAGCAATATAAAGGTACTGTTATTGCAATCACTCATGACAGATATTTTCTTGATAATGTAGCTGGCTGGATTCTTGAACTCGACAGAGGCGAAGGCATTCCATGGCAGGGAAATTATTCGTCGTGGCTTGAGCAAAAATCAAACAGGTTGGCTCAGGAAGAAAAAACTGAAAGTAAAAGAAGAAAAACTCTTGAACGCGAACTTGAATGGGTGAGATTGTCGCCCAAAGGACGCCATGCAAAAGGGAAAGCCCGTTTATCGGCTTATGATAAACTTTTAAATGAAGATGTAAAACAAAAAGAAGAACGGCTGGAATTATTTATTCCAAATGGTCCGCGGCTTGGCAATAACGTTATTGAAGCAAAAGATGTTTCAAAAGCATTCGATGAAAAATTATTATTTGAGGAATTGAATTTTATGTTGCCGCCTGCCGGAATAGTTGGTATTATTGGTCCTAACGGGGCAGGAAAAACAACATTGTTCCGTCTTATAATAGGTTCTGAAAAAACCGATAAAGGTGAATTCAAAGTCGGAGAAACCGTTAAAATAGGATATATTGACCAGAGTCATACTGCTATTGACCCTGAAAAAACAGTTTGGCAGGTTATTTCGGGTGAGAATGAAATTATTCAGATGGGAGGAAGAGCAATAAATTCACGTGCTTACGTTGCACGATTTAATTTCAGCGGTGCTGACCAGGAAAAGAAATGCGGAGTTTTATCGGGCGGTGAAAGAAATCGTTTGCATTTGGCAATGACTTTAAAAGAAGAAGCAAATGTTTTATTACTCGACGAACCAACGAATGATATTGATATTAATACGCTTCGTGCATTGGAAGAAGGATTGGAAAATTTTGCGGGTTGCGCTGTAATAATTTCGCACGACAGATGGTTTTTAGACAGGGTTTGTACACATATTCTTGCTTTTGAAGGAAACTCACAGGTTTATTATTTTGAGGGTTCTTATTCGGAATATGAGGAAAACCGCAAAAAACGTATCGGCGACGAAGAACCGAAAAGAATAAGATATAAAAAGCTTGTAAATTAGTTGTCGGTTGTTAATTTCTAAAATTTCTGTGGTTTTCTTCCCATTGATTTTGCCATAAAATTGCAGATTCTGAAAATCAATCTTGCTCCTGCATTTCCGTCCCAGTCATTATTTTCAGATGGAGCGACTTCACACAAATCAAAACCGATAATTTTTTTATTTGCTTCAACAATTTTATTTAGTAAATATATTGCCTGTTCAAATTCCATTCCTCCGGGAACAGGAGTTCCGGTATTTGGACAAAGCATAGGATTTAAACCGTCAATATCGAAACTCAGATAAATATTTTCGGGAAGTTCTTTTATTATTTTATTGCAAATGCTGTTCCAAGTTTTACCTTTGTATAATTCCGATTTTATTGCTTCATCGGTATAACATATTATTCTTCCTTTTGATTTTTTAATTATTTCAGATTCATCTTCACAATAATCCCTCACAGAAACCTGAACAAGTTTTTTTACCTCTTTGCATTTTATAGCATTGTTCATTGATGATGCATGTGAAAATTCAAAACCTTCATAAGCAACACGTAAATCGGCATGAGCATCAATCTGCAGAATTCCGAAAGAATTATATTTTTCTGAGATAGCTTTAATCAACCCGAGAGAAACGCTGTGTTCTCCGCCAATAATTCCGACAAGTTTATTTTTATTCAAAAATTTTAATGATTGTTCTTTTACCCATTCATTTAATTTTTTGCTCCATTCATTAATTTCATTTTTTATCCGAATGAGTTGTTTGTTATTTTCAATTTCTTTACCAGAAGCTAATTTGCTAATGTAAAATTCCGATTTTTTTCTCAACTCATTATTTTTATTTTTCCAGTATTCAGGAATTTCATTCATAAAAACGCCCATTTTCCAAGCATTTTTGAAAATGGGGTCATAAAAATCAAGTTGAGGAGAAACTTTTAGAATTGCGCCAGGTCCTTCTGATGTTCCCGCCCTGTATGATGTTGTTACGTCCCATGGAACAGAAATTAATATGATTTGCGCATTATCTTCGGTATAAGGAAATCCAAAAATATTATTATTGGTTTTTCCAATATCGTTAGGATTATATTTTTTTATTGAATCCATTTTTTTGTAAAAGTAATAAGTTTCAGGCAAAAAAAAAGCTCCAATAAAGGAGCTTTTTTTGAACACTTCGAGCTAAATTTACTTAACTGATGTTGCAAGTTCGCTACCAGCTTTGAATTTAACCACTTTTTTAGCAGCGATTTTAATTTCTTTGCCAGTCTGTGGATTTCTTCCTTTTCTTGCAGCTCTCTTAGCTACTGAGAAAGATCCAAAACCTACTAATGCTACTCTTTCACCTTTTTTTAAAGTTTTTGAA from Bacteroidales bacterium includes:
- a CDS encoding agmatinase family protein, which produces MDSIKKYNPNDIGKTNNNIFGFPYTEDNAQIILISVPWDVTTSYRAGTSEGPGAILKVSPQLDFYDPIFKNAWKMGVFMNEIPEYWKNKNNELRKKSEFYISKLASGKEIENNKQLIRIKNEINEWSKKLNEWVKEQSLKFLNKNKLVGIIGGEHSVSLGLIKAISEKYNSFGILQIDAHADLRVAYEGFEFSHASSMNNAIKCKEVKKLVQVSVRDYCEDESEIIKKSKGRIICYTDEAIKSELYKGKTWNSICNKIIKELPENIYLSFDIDGLNPMLCPNTGTPVPGGMEFEQAIYLLNKIVEANKKIIGFDLCEVAPSENNDWDGNAGARLIFRICNFMAKSMGRKPQKF
- a CDS encoding HU family DNA-binding protein → MNKAELIDAISATAKLTKADARKALDAFITSTSKTLKKGERVALVGFGSFSVAKRAARKGRNPQTGKEIKIAAKKVVKFKAGSELATSVK
- the ettA gene encoding energy-dependent translational throttle protein EttA translates to MIDDKKIIFSMVGVSKIYPPHKQVLKNIYLSFYYGAKIGIIGLNGSGKSTLLKIIAGVEKSFDGKIVFSPGYSIGYLEQEPVIDDNKTVKEIVQEGVQEVVNLLKEYEDINNKFAEPMNDEEMNKLIERQGQLTELLEQHDAWELDNKLERAMDALRCPESNSLIKNLSGGEKRRVALCRLLLKEPDILLLDEPTNHLDAESVQWLEQHLQQYKGTVIAITHDRYFLDNVAGWILELDRGEGIPWQGNYSSWLEQKSNRLAQEEKTESKRRKTLERELEWVRLSPKGRHAKGKARLSAYDKLLNEDVKQKEERLELFIPNGPRLGNNVIEAKDVSKAFDEKLLFEELNFMLPPAGIVGIIGPNGAGKTTLFRLIIGSEKTDKGEFKVGETVKIGYIDQSHTAIDPEKTVWQVISGENEIIQMGGRAINSRAYVARFNFSGADQEKKCGVLSGGERNRLHLAMTLKEEANVLLLDEPTNDIDINTLRALEEGLENFAGCAVIISHDRWFLDRVCTHILAFEGNSQVYYFEGSYSEYEENRKKRIGDEEPKRIRYKKLVN